A section of the Ruania halotolerans genome encodes:
- a CDS encoding TetR/AcrR family transcriptional regulator: protein MSRVTAAARGSRPVERTGSALDAAAPQDGRSRRWDSHRAERRRALAHAARKAVHHEGPDLSMDELATAMQTSKSIVYRYFTDKAGLQGAVGELVLEEMSEAFDAAAHTEGDPHARLRAMVGVYATMIDHSPHVYRFVTRVADGADLAGLSAFQATISGYVEIPLREALDAAGADTGLAAGWAAGAVGFVRGVGDVWLGSEPGNHPSAETMADLVTDWLWHGIGAATSISPTERT from the coding sequence GTGAGTAGAGTCACAGCGGCCGCACGCGGCTCGAGGCCAGTTGAGCGCACGGGCAGCGCCCTCGACGCGGCAGCCCCGCAGGACGGGCGCTCGCGCCGATGGGACTCCCACCGCGCCGAACGCCGCCGGGCACTGGCCCACGCGGCCCGTAAGGCGGTCCACCATGAGGGGCCAGATCTCTCGATGGACGAACTTGCCACGGCGATGCAGACATCCAAATCGATCGTCTACCGGTATTTCACCGATAAGGCCGGCCTGCAGGGCGCCGTCGGGGAGCTGGTCCTGGAGGAGATGTCCGAGGCCTTCGATGCGGCAGCCCACACCGAGGGTGATCCTCATGCGCGCCTGCGCGCCATGGTGGGTGTGTACGCCACGATGATCGATCACTCCCCGCACGTGTACCGGTTCGTCACCCGGGTTGCCGATGGCGCGGACCTGGCGGGCCTCTCGGCATTCCAGGCGACCATCTCCGGATACGTCGAGATCCCTCTCCGGGAAGCCCTCGATGCGGCTGGCGCAGACACCGGGCTCGCCGCTGGGTGGGCCGCCGGTGCGGTCGGCTTCGTCCGTGGTGTGGGCGACGTCTGGCTCGGGTCAGAACCCGGCAATCATCCCTCGGCCGAGACCATGGCCGACCTCGTCACTGACTGGCTCTGGCACGGTATCGGAGCCGCCACCTCGATCTCACCTACGGAGCGCACATGA
- a CDS encoding siderophore-interacting protein, giving the protein MSKKVTQRAEVVSAGRITPHMARIVFSAPGGGPLATDPDGYTDTYVKVVLPRPGTEVSEPFDLDEVKERIPAEDWPVQRTYTIRAWDPESGHATIDFVVHGDEGIAGPWAARAQPGDQVQFLGPGRGYAPNPEADWHLLVGDESALPAIAATLEAMPEGAQVRAFIEVADPGEEQAILTVANAQVQWIHRSAEAEGAAPGEGLVQAVRNLEFPAGRVHAFVHGDADVVKQLRSLLRFERDVPKVDLSASGYWKRGNNDDQWRALKRKWVAAMEAEEEARST; this is encoded by the coding sequence GTGTCCAAGAAGGTGACGCAACGAGCCGAAGTGGTGAGCGCGGGACGGATCACCCCGCATATGGCGCGCATCGTGTTCTCCGCACCAGGCGGCGGGCCGCTGGCCACCGACCCGGACGGGTACACCGACACCTACGTCAAAGTGGTGCTACCGCGGCCTGGCACCGAGGTGAGCGAGCCGTTCGATCTCGACGAGGTCAAGGAGCGGATCCCGGCCGAGGACTGGCCGGTGCAGCGCACGTACACAATCCGCGCGTGGGACCCCGAAAGCGGGCACGCGACCATCGATTTCGTGGTGCACGGCGATGAGGGGATCGCCGGTCCGTGGGCGGCGCGGGCGCAGCCGGGCGATCAGGTGCAGTTCCTCGGGCCCGGGCGCGGCTACGCCCCGAACCCGGAGGCAGACTGGCACTTACTGGTGGGTGATGAGAGTGCCCTGCCGGCGATCGCTGCCACCTTGGAGGCGATGCCCGAAGGTGCTCAGGTGCGCGCATTCATCGAGGTGGCCGATCCGGGTGAGGAGCAGGCGATCCTGACCGTGGCGAATGCGCAGGTGCAGTGGATTCACCGGTCAGCGGAGGCGGAGGGCGCGGCTCCCGGGGAGGGGCTGGTGCAGGCGGTGCGGAACCTGGAGTTCCCGGCTGGGCGGGTACACGCATTCGTGCACGGCGATGCCGACGTGGTCAAACAGTTGCGCTCGCTGCTGCGGTTCGAGCGGGACGTGCCGAAAGTGGATCTCTCTGCCTCCGGCTACTGGAAGCGTGGGAACAACGATGATCAGTGGCGCGCGCTGAAGCGGAAGTGGGTTGCCGCCATGGAGGCCGAGGAAGAGGCGCGCAGCACCTGA
- a CDS encoding MaoC/PaaZ C-terminal domain-containing protein has product MSAPQQEKTLPEVPALGGLYANALAKSARLMVRAPGAGATTVPDLAYRVDNVHPDVERLTAYQHLMGEPGTDVLPAGFVHVSAFGVAMAVMARDDFPLPLLGMVHIANRVEQREPIRVGESLTVRAWAERLRAHKSGTQVDLVVEATRADDVDPAWRGRSTYLAKGRRLPGLALMETTDTPGTGDTGGTGGTENPADPWGSDPGPPAAVWNLAKDTGRRYAQVSGDRNPIHLSALTAKAFGFPRAIAHGMYTAARALAAVGASRVSPAEAFVWDVSFAKPVLLPSKVALALRPEGEMVRYLGWNQKAQKRHFSGSVTPLP; this is encoded by the coding sequence GTGAGCGCGCCACAGCAGGAGAAGACCCTCCCGGAAGTTCCCGCGCTGGGCGGGTTGTACGCCAATGCACTGGCCAAATCGGCCCGACTGATGGTGCGTGCACCGGGAGCGGGTGCGACCACCGTGCCAGACCTTGCCTACCGGGTGGATAACGTCCACCCCGACGTGGAGCGCCTCACCGCGTATCAACACCTCATGGGTGAGCCGGGCACCGATGTGCTGCCGGCCGGGTTCGTGCATGTGAGCGCGTTCGGTGTGGCCATGGCCGTGATGGCGCGGGACGACTTCCCGTTACCGCTGCTCGGGATGGTGCACATCGCGAACCGGGTGGAGCAGCGCGAGCCCATCCGGGTGGGCGAGTCGCTCACCGTGCGCGCCTGGGCCGAGCGGCTGCGAGCGCACAAGTCCGGCACCCAGGTGGATCTCGTGGTGGAGGCCACCAGAGCCGATGACGTGGACCCTGCATGGCGCGGTCGATCCACCTACCTGGCGAAGGGGCGCCGGCTGCCCGGCCTGGCGCTGATGGAGACAACGGACACACCAGGCACTGGGGACACAGGCGGCACTGGGGGCACAGAGAACCCCGCGGACCCGTGGGGCTCGGATCCCGGCCCGCCGGCCGCCGTCTGGAATCTGGCGAAGGACACCGGCCGCCGCTACGCGCAGGTCTCCGGAGATCGCAATCCCATCCACCTCAGTGCGTTGACGGCGAAGGCGTTCGGGTTCCCGCGGGCGATCGCGCATGGGATGTACACGGCGGCCCGGGCGCTCGCGGCCGTCGGGGCGAGTCGAGTGTCCCCGGCGGAGGCGTTCGTCTGGGACGTTTCGTTCGCCAAACCGGTGCTGTTGCCCTCGAAGGTCGCGCTCGCGCTGCGCCCGGAGGGCGAGATGGTCCGCTACCTCGGCTGGAACCAGAAGGCGCAGAAGCGCCACTTCTCCGGCTCCGTCACCCCCCTCCCCTAG
- a CDS encoding MBL fold metallo-hydrolase, whose product MSPSEPAPGVLVFTSRTMQTTSTILWHARSAVVVDPAWQADELDRLADLLAERRLTAALGWSTHAHHDHLLWHPRFGSPPRLTSPAAARTAAEHLTEIRTALDLPAHLIALAGEVQAHDGGQLPWDGPPAQILTHQAHAPGHSALWLPESRVLIAGDMLSDIEIPLLEDSTLAQYRSGLDLLAPYARQAEVLIPGHGRVARAGTSDSPTVRLDADRRYLDSLGTSASHDPRLHQAPAWLQRAHQHNEQQTARHQANRHGG is encoded by the coding sequence ATGAGCCCGTCCGAGCCAGCCCCGGGTGTGCTGGTGTTCACCTCCCGCACCATGCAGACCACCAGCACGATCCTGTGGCACGCACGCTCCGCCGTCGTGGTGGATCCGGCGTGGCAGGCCGACGAACTGGACCGCCTCGCCGATCTGCTCGCTGAACGCCGCCTCACCGCCGCGCTCGGCTGGTCCACCCATGCCCACCACGACCACCTGCTCTGGCATCCTCGGTTTGGCAGCCCGCCTCGGCTCACCAGCCCGGCGGCGGCCCGCACTGCGGCCGAGCACCTCACCGAGATCCGCACCGCTCTGGACCTCCCCGCCCACCTGATCGCTCTGGCCGGTGAGGTCCAAGCCCACGACGGCGGCCAGTTGCCCTGGGATGGTCCGCCCGCCCAGATCCTCACGCACCAGGCGCACGCACCCGGCCACAGCGCCCTCTGGCTGCCGGAGTCACGGGTACTGATCGCCGGCGACATGCTCTCCGACATCGAGATCCCGCTCCTGGAAGACAGCACGCTGGCGCAGTACCGGTCCGGGCTCGACCTGCTCGCGCCCTATGCCCGGCAGGCGGAGGTACTCATTCCCGGGCACGGACGGGTTGCCCGGGCCGGCACGAGCGACTCCCCCACCGTCAGGCTCGACGCGGACCGGCGGTATCTGGACTCGCTCGGCACCTCAGCTTCCCATGACCCTCGATTGCACCAGGCCCCGGCCTGGCTCCAGCGGGCCCACCAGCACAACGAGCAGCAGACCGCCCGGCATCAGGCGAACCGCCATGGAGGGTGA
- a CDS encoding acetyl-CoA C-acetyltransferase, translated as MASTPPSNGTASTSPQRAAVIGANRIPFGKAGGAYASASNLDMLTAALSGLVARFGLQGERVGDVSAGAVLKHSRDFNLTREALLGSGLDPHTPGFDVQRACGTSVETVTAIANKIALGQIESGIAGGVDSTSDAPIVVSDRLRKTLLRLSRAKTAGQRLSLLSTLRPADLAPVAPNVNEPRTGLSMGEHQAITTRQWGITREAQDEVALNSHHNLARAYDDGLFDTLVTPYRGLVRDEALRADTSLEKLAKLKPVFGKDAPDASITAGNATPLSDGAATVLLGTDEWAAQRGLPVLAHVVDAESAAVDFARGEEGLLMAGAYAVPRLLARQGLRLDDFAFVEIHEAFASTVLTTMAAWADEDFCTRKLGMPALGEVDRSRLNVAGSSLAAGHPFAATGARIVGTLATLLHERKKADGGDASSAPVRGLISVCAAGGQAVAMILEA; from the coding sequence ATGGCATCGACGCCCCCCAGCAACGGCACAGCATCCACCTCACCCCAGCGGGCCGCCGTCATCGGCGCGAACCGCATCCCGTTCGGCAAGGCGGGCGGCGCCTACGCCTCGGCCTCGAACCTCGACATGCTCACCGCCGCACTCAGTGGCCTGGTGGCCCGGTTCGGCCTCCAGGGCGAACGCGTGGGCGATGTGTCCGCGGGTGCAGTGCTGAAGCACTCCCGCGATTTCAACCTCACCCGCGAGGCGCTTCTCGGTTCCGGGTTGGACCCGCACACCCCGGGCTTTGACGTACAGCGCGCCTGTGGCACCAGTGTGGAAACGGTCACCGCGATCGCCAACAAGATCGCCCTCGGGCAGATCGAATCCGGCATCGCCGGTGGTGTGGACTCCACCTCCGATGCGCCGATCGTGGTGAGCGACCGGCTCCGCAAGACGCTGCTCCGGCTCAGCCGCGCCAAGACGGCTGGCCAGCGTCTGTCGTTGCTCTCAACGCTGCGCCCGGCCGATCTGGCACCCGTGGCGCCGAACGTGAATGAACCGCGCACGGGGCTGTCCATGGGCGAGCACCAGGCGATCACCACCCGGCAGTGGGGTATCACCCGCGAGGCGCAGGACGAGGTGGCGCTGAACTCGCACCACAATCTCGCCCGCGCCTACGACGACGGCCTGTTCGACACTCTCGTCACCCCCTATCGCGGACTGGTGCGGGACGAGGCGCTGCGCGCGGACACCTCGCTCGAGAAGCTCGCGAAGCTCAAGCCGGTATTCGGCAAGGACGCACCCGATGCATCCATCACGGCAGGCAATGCCACGCCACTGAGTGACGGCGCCGCCACCGTACTGCTCGGCACCGACGAGTGGGCTGCGCAGCGGGGACTGCCGGTACTGGCGCACGTGGTCGATGCCGAATCCGCCGCAGTGGACTTCGCTCGCGGGGAGGAAGGGCTGCTGATGGCCGGCGCGTACGCCGTCCCACGCCTGCTCGCACGGCAGGGTCTGCGCCTGGACGATTTCGCCTTCGTGGAGATCCACGAGGCCTTCGCCTCGACGGTGCTGACCACGATGGCCGCCTGGGCCGATGAGGACTTCTGCACCAGGAAGCTGGGGATGCCCGCGCTGGGCGAGGTGGACCGGTCACGATTGAACGTCGCCGGATCCTCGCTCGCCGCCGGGCACCCGTTTGCGGCCACCGGGGCGCGGATCGTCGGAACGCTGGCGACGCTGCTGCACGAGCGCAAGAAGGCAGACGGCGGCGATGCCTCATCGGCCCCCGTACGGGGCCTGATCTCCGTGTGCGCCGCCGGCGGCCAGGCCGTCGCCATGATTCTCGAAGCGTGA
- a CDS encoding acyl-CoA dehydrogenase family protein produces the protein MSTTPRTAAADLTLDTAAVADLIDGRWRDHRRQVRDLLLDDRLRRQEGLDVAGQRARVLEQARALVDLGVVNRAFPKRLGGDEDPGGNIAGFEELVVADPALQIKAGVQWGLFGAAILHLGTERHHDQFLPGAMSLDVPGCFAMTETGHGSDVAAIGTTATYDPQTQEFEIHTPFRGAWKDYIGNAADHGTAAVVFAQLITGGVNHGVHAFYVPIRQTADDGTAGPFLEGVTGEDDGIKGGLNGVDNGRLAFDHVRVPRENLLNRYGDVAEDGTYSSPIESPGRRFFTMLGTLVQGRVSLGGAAVVVSKMALTTAIRYGSERRQFTGADDDVETVLLDYQQHQRRLLPLLARVYAAQFMHNQLGQRFHEVFSGEHDTDGDRQDLETLAAASKPLTTWLAMETIQSAREACGGAGYLAENKFVSWHQDMDVYTTFEGDNTVLLQLVGKRLLTDFGREMATMDVAGAVRWVADRAVDMTLHRTPLRRAAQSIQDWGSSARSAGEIRDADAQRELLEDRVESMVEEIALALRAAKGAPQDVAQALFNSHQHDLIEAARAHGELLQWEAFTEALNQVKDPDTRKVLTWLRDLFGLVTIEKNLSWYLINGRISAQRARTVTSYINRLLPRLRTHALGLVEALGYSDKHIGAVIGTGVEAQRQRDAQDYLRRRRAAGDEPKSEKNVKKDQKKQA, from the coding sequence ATGAGCACTACTCCCCGCACCGCCGCGGCAGACCTCACCCTGGACACGGCGGCGGTGGCCGACCTGATCGACGGGCGCTGGCGGGACCACCGCCGTCAGGTCCGGGACCTCCTCCTGGATGATCGGCTCCGCCGCCAGGAGGGACTCGATGTGGCCGGGCAGCGCGCCCGGGTCCTCGAGCAGGCCCGCGCGCTGGTGGACCTGGGTGTGGTGAACCGCGCCTTTCCGAAGCGGCTCGGTGGTGATGAGGATCCGGGCGGCAATATCGCCGGGTTCGAGGAGCTGGTGGTGGCCGACCCGGCTCTGCAGATCAAGGCCGGGGTGCAATGGGGGCTCTTCGGTGCGGCGATCCTGCACCTGGGCACCGAGCGGCACCATGACCAGTTCCTTCCAGGGGCGATGAGCCTGGACGTGCCGGGCTGCTTCGCAATGACCGAGACCGGGCACGGCAGTGACGTGGCCGCCATCGGCACCACGGCCACCTATGACCCACAGACGCAGGAGTTCGAGATCCACACCCCGTTCCGTGGGGCGTGGAAGGACTACATCGGCAACGCTGCAGACCACGGAACGGCCGCCGTCGTATTCGCTCAGCTCATCACCGGCGGGGTCAACCACGGCGTGCATGCCTTCTACGTACCGATCCGCCAGACCGCTGACGACGGCACTGCTGGGCCGTTCCTGGAGGGCGTGACCGGTGAGGACGATGGCATCAAGGGCGGCCTGAACGGGGTCGACAACGGCAGGCTGGCCTTCGACCACGTGCGCGTGCCGCGGGAGAATCTGCTGAACCGGTACGGCGACGTGGCCGAGGACGGCACCTACAGCTCCCCGATCGAGAGCCCCGGACGGCGCTTTTTCACCATGCTCGGCACGCTCGTTCAGGGGCGCGTCTCCCTCGGCGGTGCCGCGGTGGTGGTGTCCAAGATGGCACTGACCACGGCGATCCGGTATGGCAGTGAACGCCGTCAGTTCACCGGCGCCGATGATGACGTCGAGACTGTGCTGCTCGATTACCAGCAGCACCAGCGACGACTGCTTCCGCTGCTCGCCAGGGTCTACGCCGCACAGTTCATGCACAACCAGCTCGGGCAGCGGTTCCACGAGGTGTTCTCCGGTGAACACGACACCGACGGCGACCGTCAGGACCTGGAGACACTCGCCGCAGCATCCAAGCCGTTGACCACGTGGCTCGCGATGGAGACGATCCAGTCCGCCCGGGAGGCATGCGGCGGCGCCGGATATCTCGCGGAGAACAAGTTCGTCAGCTGGCATCAGGATATGGACGTCTACACCACGTTCGAGGGCGACAACACGGTGTTGCTCCAGCTTGTGGGCAAGCGCCTGCTCACCGACTTCGGCCGTGAGATGGCCACGATGGACGTGGCGGGTGCGGTGCGCTGGGTGGCCGACCGGGCGGTGGACATGACGCTGCACCGCACGCCGCTGCGGCGGGCCGCACAGTCGATCCAGGACTGGGGCTCCTCGGCCCGGTCTGCAGGAGAGATCCGGGACGCCGATGCCCAGCGCGAGCTCCTTGAGGACCGCGTGGAATCCATGGTCGAAGAGATCGCCCTCGCGCTGCGGGCCGCCAAGGGTGCACCGCAGGACGTGGCGCAAGCGCTGTTCAACTCCCACCAGCACGACCTCATCGAGGCCGCCCGCGCACACGGCGAACTCCTCCAATGGGAGGCGTTCACCGAGGCGCTCAACCAGGTCAAGGATCCGGACACCCGCAAGGTGCTGACGTGGTTGCGCGACCTGTTCGGGCTGGTGACCATCGAGAAGAATCTCTCCTGGTACCTCATCAACGGGCGCATCTCCGCTCAGCGCGCTCGCACCGTGACTTCCTACATCAACCGGCTGCTGCCGCGCCTGCGCACACATGCCCTCGGGCTGGTGGAGGCACTCGGCTATTCGGACAAGCACATCGGCGCCGTGATCGGAACTGGTGTGGAGGCCCAGCGCCAGCGCGATGCGCAGGACTACCTGCGCCGGCGCCGGGCCGCCGGGGATGAGCCGAAGAGTGAGAAGAACGTGAAGAAGGATCAGAAGAAGCAGGCCTAA
- a CDS encoding 3-oxoacyl-ACP reductase, whose protein sequence is MTDTYLNLVNSGLTKEMAKKLGLPRPAELRRTDPGAVDQPLIPGPVLVLGSGRADTAADSVANTLLSWDLDVHRTLPNRTIGAIVVTLTDITHPEQVSERVLEVGAALRSLAPSARVITISRPAAEAADPAVAAARHGVDGFGRSLAKELRAGATGNGIVLSEGVTPDSPSATGALRFLLSARSAFVSGQFVNVTTPDGEAPGDWTRPLAGRVAVVTGAARGIGASIARTLHRDGAQVIGVDVPAAGEQLAQVMNEVHGTALQLDITGADAAQRVIDLARSRHGRLDAVVHNAGILRDKLLANMTAEKWDAVMAVNIAAQLRINDALLSAEELAPEGLRLVSLASTSGIAGNRGQTNYGYSKAAVIGMTRALAPRIAEQGGTANAVAPGFIETEMTAKIPPVPRQIARRANSLQQGGQPVDVAEAIAFLLSPQAGGINGEVLRVCGQNLVGQ, encoded by the coding sequence ATGACTGATACCTACCTGAACCTGGTCAACTCCGGCCTCACCAAGGAGATGGCGAAGAAGCTCGGCCTGCCTCGGCCCGCGGAACTACGCCGCACCGACCCGGGTGCGGTGGACCAGCCGCTGATCCCGGGCCCGGTGCTGGTGCTCGGATCGGGCCGTGCGGACACTGCTGCAGACTCCGTGGCGAACACGCTGCTCAGCTGGGACCTGGACGTGCACCGCACACTGCCGAACCGCACGATCGGCGCCATCGTGGTGACACTGACCGACATCACGCATCCGGAACAGGTCAGTGAGCGCGTGCTCGAGGTGGGGGCGGCGCTGCGCTCCCTCGCTCCAAGCGCCCGCGTGATCACGATCTCGCGGCCGGCCGCCGAAGCCGCCGATCCTGCTGTGGCCGCCGCCCGGCACGGGGTGGACGGGTTCGGCCGTTCGCTCGCGAAAGAGCTGCGGGCCGGTGCCACCGGGAACGGGATCGTCCTTTCCGAGGGCGTCACACCCGACTCCCCCAGCGCCACCGGGGCATTGAGGTTCCTGCTTTCGGCACGGTCGGCATTCGTCTCCGGTCAGTTCGTGAACGTCACCACGCCCGACGGCGAAGCTCCCGGTGACTGGACCCGCCCCCTGGCGGGGCGGGTGGCCGTGGTCACGGGCGCGGCACGTGGGATCGGCGCGTCGATCGCCCGCACCCTGCATCGCGACGGCGCCCAGGTGATCGGCGTGGACGTCCCGGCCGCCGGCGAGCAACTCGCCCAGGTGATGAACGAGGTGCACGGCACCGCCCTGCAACTGGACATCACCGGTGCCGATGCTGCGCAGCGGGTGATCGATCTGGCGCGATCCCGGCATGGGCGACTGGACGCCGTCGTGCACAACGCCGGCATCCTGCGGGACAAACTGCTCGCCAACATGACCGCCGAGAAGTGGGATGCGGTGATGGCGGTGAACATCGCCGCTCAACTGCGGATCAATGACGCGTTGCTCAGTGCCGAGGAACTGGCGCCCGAGGGCCTGCGGCTGGTCTCGTTGGCCTCCACCTCGGGGATCGCGGGCAACCGCGGCCAGACGAACTACGGCTACAGCAAGGCCGCCGTGATCGGGATGACCCGGGCCCTCGCGCCTCGGATCGCCGAACAAGGCGGAACCGCGAACGCCGTGGCACCGGGGTTCATCGAGACCGAGATGACCGCGAAGATCCCGCCCGTGCCGCGCCAGATCGCGCGGCGGGCGAACTCCCTGCAGCAGGGCGGGCAGCCCGTGGATGTGGCCGAGGCGATCGCCTTCCTGCTCTCCCCACAGGCGGGCGGGATCAACGGAGAGGTGCTGCGCGTGTGCGGTCAGAACCTGGTGGGCCAGTGA